One Leopardus geoffroyi isolate Oge1 chromosome C1, O.geoffroyi_Oge1_pat1.0, whole genome shotgun sequence DNA segment encodes these proteins:
- the MINDY1 gene encoding ubiquitin carboxyl-terminal hydrolase MINDY-1, whose product MEHHQPGHPASGKARIIEAVSPENREVLSQPDVHPQDKDAGDADGAAREQETVDQTSPLAQGQDNLESPAPNASSIQLGPAHGTQPEAETGGVCSRPQELPQPPRARQPEVDFYCVKWISWKGERTPIITQSTNGPCPLLAIMNILFLQWKVKLSPQKEVITSDELMAHLGDCLLSIKPQEKSEGLQLNFQQNVDDAMTVLPKLATGLDVNVRFTGVSDFEYTPECSVFDLLGIPLYHGWLVDPQSPEAVSAVGKLSYNQLVEKIITCKHSSDTNLVTEGLIAEQFLETTAAQLTYHGLCELTAAAKEGELSVFFRNNHFSTMTKHKSHLYLLVTDQGFLQEEQVVWESLHNVDGDSCFCNSDFHLSHSLGKGPGAGGGNGSPEQQRLVDQDYLIALSLQQQPQGTLGLSDLELAQQLQQEEYQQQPAVQPAPGRASPQGRGATSGRPAGERRQRPKQESDCVLL is encoded by the exons ATGGAACACCATCAACCTGGGCATCCAGCCTCTGGTAAGGCCAGGATTATAGAAGCAGTCAGCCCTGAAAACCGTGAGGTCCTGTCACAACCAGATGTGCACCCCCAGGACAAGGATGCCGGAGATGCTGATGGGGCAGCTAGAGAACAGGAGACGGTAGACCAAACTTCGCCGCTGGCCCAGGGCCAGGATAACCTTGAGTCACCTGCACCTAATGCTAGTTCAATCCAACTGGGGCCAGCCCACGGGACACAGCctgaggcagagacaggaggggTGTGCTCCAGACCCCAGGAgcttccccagccccccagggccCGACAGCCGGAGGTAGATTTCTACTGTGTAAAGTGGATCTCCTGGAAGGGAGAACGGACACCCATCATCACCCAGAGCACTAACGGCCCTTGCCCTCTCCTGGCCATCATGAACATCCTCTTTCTTCAGTGGAAG GTGAAGCTGTCTCCTCAGAAGGAAGTGATCACATCAGATGAGCTCATGGCCCATCTTG GAGACTGCCTCCTGTCCATCAAGCCCCAGGAGAAGTCAGAGGGACTTCAGCTGAATTTTCAGCAG AATGTGGACGATGCAATGACAGTGTTGCCTAAACTGGCCACAGGTCTGGACGTCAATGTGCGATTCACAGGGGTCTCTGATTTTGAGTATACTCCTGAGTGCAGTGTCTTTGACCTCCTAGGCATACCTCTGTACCACGGCTGGCTGGTCGATCCACAG AGTCCTGAGGCTGTGAGCGCAGTTGGGAAGCTGAGTTACAACCAGCTGGTAGAGAAGATTATCACCTGCAAACACTCTAGCGACACCAACCTTGTGACAGAAG GCCTGATTGCAGAGCAGTTCCTGGAGACCACTGCAGCACAGCTGACCTACCATGGACTGTGTGAGCTCACAGCCGCTGCTAAGGAGGGTGAACTTAGCGTCTTTTTCCGAAACAACCACTTTAGCACCATGACAAAGCACAAG AGTCACTTATACCTGCTGGTCACCGACCAGGGCTTCCTGCAGGAGGAGCAGGTGGTATGGGAGAGCCTGCACAACGTGGATGGGGACAGCTGCTTCTGCAACTCGGACTTCCACCTGAGTCACTCCCTTGGCAAGGGACCTGGAGCGGGAGGTGGGAACGGCTCCCCTGAACAGCAGCGGCTCGTAGACCAG GACTACCTAATCGCCTTGTCCCTGCAGCAGCAACCACAAGGCACGTTGGGTCTTAGTGACTTGGAACTGGCCCAGCAGCTTCAGCAAGAGGAGTACCAGCAGCAGCCAGCAGTCCAGCCTGCACCAGGGCGGGCCTCCCCACAG GGGAGAGGAGCCACGTCGGGACGTCCAGCCGGGGAGCGTCGGCAGAGGCCGAAGCAAGAGTCAGACTGTGTCCTGCTGTAG
- the ANXA9 gene encoding annexin A9 produces MSVTSGKTRPSLTQEILSHLGLANKTAAWGTLGTLRTFLSFSVDKDVQRLLRAIASQGVDHSAIVGVLTNRSREQRQLISRAFQERTQQDLVKSLQAALSGNLERMVMALLQPAAHFDAQELRTALKNPGSTEDVAVEILATRSPPQLQECLTVYKHNFQMEVEKDIKSETSGILRDLLLALAKGARESYSGIIDYNLVGDDVQALKQAEGPGTESTWVIIFTQRNPEHLVRVFDQYQRCSGHELEKTIQNIFHGDDQAALLSLVSVIKNTPLYFADKLHQALQDMGPNYQVLMRILISRSETDLLSIRAEFKKKFGKSLYSSLQDAVKGDCRSALLALCRAEDL; encoded by the exons ATGTCTGTGACCAGTGGGAAGACAAGACCATCCCTGACCCAGGAGATCCTCAGCCACCTGGGCCTTGCCAACAAG ACTGCAGCGTGGGGGACCCTGGGCACCCTCAGGACATTCTTGAGCTTCAGCGTGGACAAGGATGTGCAGAGGCTGCTGAGGGCAATTGCAAGCCAAG GTGTGGACCACAGCGCCATTGTGGGTGTGCTGACCAATCGGAGTAGGGAACAAAGACAGCTCATCTCTCGAGCCTTCCAGGAGCGCACCCAACAG GACCTGGTGAAGTCCCTGCAGGCAGCACTCTCTGGCAACCTCGAGAGGATGGTGATGGCTTTGCTGCAGCCTGCAGCCCATTTCGATGCCCAGGAATTGAGGACAGCTCTGAAG AACCCAGGTTCCACTGAGGATGTGGCTGTGGAAATTCTTGCTACCCGAAGCCCACCCCAGCTGCAAGAGTGCCTGACAGTCTACAAACATA ATTTCCAGATGGAGGTGGAGAAGGACATCAAATCTGAGACCAGTGGCATCTTGCGGGACCTGCTCCTGGCCCTGGCTAAG GGGGCCCGTGAGAGCTATTCTGGAATCATTGACTACAACCTGGTGGGGGACGATGTCCAG GCATTAAAGCAGGCTGAAGGGCCCGGCACAGAGAGCACATGGGTCATAATATTCACGCAGAGAAATCCTGAACACCTTGTCCGAG TGTTCGATCAGTACCAGCGGTGCAGTGGGCACGAGCTAGAGAAGACCATCCAGAACATTTTCCACGGAGATGACCAGGCGGCTCTGCTCAGCCTAG TCTCCGTGATCAAGAACACACCGCTGTACTTTGCTGATAAACTCCATCAAGCCCTCCAG GACATGGGGCCCAATTACCAAGTCCTGATGCGCATCCTTATCTCTCGAAGTGAGACTGACCTTCTAAGCATCCGAGCTGAGTTCAAAAAGAAATTTGGGAAGTCCCTCTACTCTTCTCTCCAG GATGCAGTGAAAGGGGACTGCCGGTCTGCCCTACTAGCCCTGTGCAGGGCTGAAGACCTTTGa